One window of Sphingobacteriales bacterium genomic DNA carries:
- a CDS encoding pantoate--beta-alanine ligase has translation MYIFKTVSNLQRYLFLRRNEGKKIGFVPTMGALHEGHISLIKQSKKTANITVCSIFVNPSQFNDKDDLAKYPRTTEADIELLEKNNCHVLFLPNEKEVYPNSTSDLPVFDFGYLDKPMEGLFRPGHFTGMAQVVKRLLDIVHPVFLFMGQKDYQQFKIVEKMLELTKSKVQLVMCPTLREKSGLAMSSRNERLDPSQRKKAASIYKTLQFISQHHKTKSVEQVKKEAIEYLYSEASEIKVEYLEICNADNLMPVVEWKDTAKIVVCIAAKLGNIRLIDNLLISDEPKTSEFGQ, from the coding sequence TTGTATATTTTTAAAACAGTATCCAATCTTCAGCGATACTTATTTTTAAGACGTAACGAAGGAAAAAAAATAGGTTTTGTTCCTACAATGGGTGCCTTGCACGAAGGGCATATTTCTTTAATAAAGCAGAGTAAAAAAACTGCTAATATTACAGTTTGCAGTATATTTGTAAATCCGAGTCAGTTTAATGATAAGGATGATTTGGCAAAATATCCTCGAACAACAGAAGCTGATATAGAACTATTAGAGAAAAACAATTGCCACGTACTTTTTCTGCCAAACGAAAAAGAAGTATATCCCAATTCTACTTCAGATTTACCGGTATTTGATTTTGGTTATTTGGATAAACCGATGGAAGGTTTATTCAGACCCGGTCATTTTACAGGAATGGCTCAGGTAGTTAAACGTTTATTGGATATAGTTCATCCGGTATTTTTGTTTATGGGTCAGAAAGATTATCAACAGTTTAAAATTGTTGAAAAAATGCTCGAACTGACCAAAAGCAAGGTACAATTGGTAATGTGCCCGACGTTACGAGAAAAAAGCGGGTTAGCTATGAGTTCCAGAAATGAAAGATTGGACCCAAGCCAACGCAAAAAGGCAGCTTCCATATATAAAACCCTTCAGTTTATCAGCCAACATCATAAAACAAAATCAGTTGAGCAGGTAAAAAAAGAAGCAATTGAATATTTGTATTCAGAAGCTTCTGAAATTAAAGTGGAATATCTTGAAATTTGTAATGCCGATAATTTAATGCCTGTTGTTGAATGGAAGGATACTGCAAAAATAGTAGTTTGCATTGCCGCAAAATTAGGAAACATTCGGCTAATAGATAATTTGTTGATCTCTGATGAACCGAAAACGTCTGAATTCGGCCAATAA
- a CDS encoding rhomboid family intramembrane serine protease — translation MFTILFVVITCITSYLAFTNYPLRQKLIFSPYTISRTNEYFRFISSGLIHANWMHLLFNMFVLYQFGSIVEAYYAATFGKVANMLYVLLYIGGLIASEMYSFFKHKNNPYYASLGASGAVSSVVFTFILFNPWADLNFIFFPFIPIKAVIIGVLYLAYSYYAARNVNDNIGHNAHFYGAIFGIFFTLAFKPSLAINFANQISSSF, via the coding sequence ATGTTTACCATTCTTTTTGTCGTAATTACTTGCATTACCTCATACCTGGCTTTTACAAACTACCCATTGCGGCAAAAACTAATTTTCTCGCCCTACACTATCAGCAGAACCAACGAATATTTCAGGTTTATCAGTTCAGGACTAATACATGCAAATTGGATGCATTTGTTGTTTAACATGTTTGTATTGTATCAATTTGGCAGTATCGTTGAAGCATATTATGCCGCAACTTTTGGAAAAGTTGCGAATATGTTATATGTTCTTCTATATATAGGTGGGTTGATTGCATCAGAAATGTACAGTTTTTTTAAGCATAAAAACAACCCTTATTACGCAAGTTTAGGTGCTTCCGGGGCAGTTTCTTCTGTTGTATTTACGTTTATTTTGTTCAACCCCTGGGCAGACCTGAATTTTATATTCTTCCCTTTCATCCCAATTAAAGCAGTTATAATAGGAGTGTTGTATTTAGCCTATTCTTATTATGCCGCTCGAAATGTAAATGACAATATTGGGCACAATGCCCATTTTTATGGAGCCATTTTTGGGATTTTTTTCACCTTAGCCTTTAAACCTTCTTTGGCCATCAATTTTGCCAACCAAATCAGCAGTAGTTTCTAA
- a CDS encoding S1/P1 Nuclease: MFLSLWFAQTKVNAWGFWAHKRINRLAVFTLPPEMIAFYKQHIEFITEHAVDADKRRYATKDEAPRHYIDIDHYGEYPFEELPRFWNDAVYKFSEDTLTAYGIVPWHIELMLKKLTYAFKDKKINLILRYSADIGHYIGDGHVPLHTSSNYNGQKTNQRGIHGFWESRIPELFGENYDYWVGKARYIDRPNETIWNFILESAAAVDSVLSFENELTLKLPADEKLCYETRAQTIIQTYCEGFSQQYSDMLDGMIERRMRDAIINVGSFWFTAWVNAGQPDLNSLNSEPLTAEEEQEQLELEKMFQKGEIKGREHPHHPHP; the protein is encoded by the coding sequence ATGTTTTTATCTTTATGGTTCGCTCAAACAAAAGTGAATGCCTGGGGTTTCTGGGCACATAAACGCATAAACCGATTAGCGGTTTTTACTTTGCCTCCCGAAATGATCGCTTTTTACAAACAACACATCGAATTTATTACCGAACATGCAGTTGATGCAGATAAACGCCGATATGCCACTAAAGATGAGGCACCAAGACATTATATAGACATAGACCATTATGGGGAATACCCTTTTGAAGAACTGCCGCGTTTTTGGAACGATGCTGTGTATAAATTTTCGGAAGACACACTTACTGCTTATGGAATAGTGCCCTGGCATATAGAATTAATGTTGAAAAAACTGACCTATGCTTTTAAAGACAAGAAAATCAATCTCATTTTGCGATATTCTGCCGACATAGGTCATTATATCGGGGATGGTCATGTTCCTTTGCACACAAGTAGTAATTACAACGGACAAAAAACCAATCAACGCGGCATTCATGGGTTTTGGGAATCGAGAATACCTGAGCTTTTCGGAGAAAACTACGATTATTGGGTTGGGAAAGCCCGTTATATAGATCGTCCAAATGAAACAATCTGGAATTTTATTTTAGAAAGTGCCGCCGCCGTTGACTCAGTATTGTCGTTTGAAAATGAACTTACTTTGAAATTGCCGGCAGATGAAAAACTCTGTTATGAAACGAGAGCACAGACCATCATTCAGACCTATTGTGAAGGGTTTTCCCAACAGTATTCAGATATGCTCGATGGGATGATTGAACGAAGAATGAGAGATGCCATCATTAATGTAGGTAGTTTTTGGTTTACAGCTTGGGTAAATGCCGGACAGCCTGATTTAAATAGTTTAAACTCCGAACCCTTAACCGCTGAAGAAGAACAAGAGCAGTTAGAGCTTGAAAAAATGTTTCAAAAAGGCGAGATAAAAGGGCGCGAACATCCGCACCATCCTCATCCATAA
- a CDS encoding ribulose-phosphate 3-epimerase, with amino-acid sequence MKLHKIAPSMLSANFANLLPDIEMVNRSQADWFHLDVMDGHFVPNISFGFPVLQAIQKHATKPLDVHLMINNPDLYLQQFCKSGANILTVHFEACTHLHRTVYAIKELGMKAGVALNPHTPIHFLESIIADLDLVCLMSVNPGFGGQKFIPYTLVKIRQLKTLIHQTQSNALIEIDGGVDLSNYQTLIDNGADVLVAGSAVFNTPDPTATIAKLKSAANNVII; translated from the coding sequence ATGAAATTGCATAAGATAGCTCCTTCTATGTTATCGGCAAATTTTGCCAATCTTTTACCGGATATTGAAATGGTGAACCGAAGCCAGGCCGATTGGTTTCATTTGGATGTAATGGACGGACATTTTGTACCTAACATTTCTTTTGGTTTTCCGGTGTTGCAGGCAATTCAAAAACACGCAACAAAGCCACTCGATGTCCACCTAATGATTAACAACCCCGATCTGTATCTTCAACAATTCTGTAAATCGGGTGCTAATATTCTGACGGTTCATTTTGAAGCCTGCACACATTTGCATCGAACAGTTTATGCCATCAAAGAATTAGGAATGAAAGCAGGAGTTGCTCTTAATCCTCACACTCCAATTCATTTTTTAGAGTCCATAATAGCCGATCTTGATTTAGTTTGCCTGATGTCCGTAAATCCAGGATTTGGTGGACAAAAATTCATTCCATATACTTTGGTTAAAATCAGACAATTAAAAACACTTATCCATCAAACTCAATCCAATGCTTTGATTGAAATTGACGGCGGTGTTGATCTTTCCAATTATCAGACTCTGATTGATAATGGTGCTGATGTTTTGGTTGCCGGTAGCGCTGTCTTCAATACCCCCGACCCTACAGCAACCATTGCCAAACTAAAATCGGCAGCCAATAACGTCATCATTTAA
- a CDS encoding DUF4846 domain-containing protein, whose translation MRRLTVIYLCIKYLIRFEPVRTCVFVILLLCLSVFIACYSGGKKQVLDKAINDSTATTKINFQPEEKQIAKETLNVAKIAQINSSKLEENTKSSDLEEQRKTELSEIPAKELEPKVAEKTESKYSGYPWLSGFDEQNRISYRIPPPKGYTRIKLTPSSFEEWLRQLPLKAGKPSVKLFDGSQKANQDVHEAVIDIDVGNFDLQQCADAVMRLRAEYLWSRKKYDDIHFNFTSGHKASYSQWRLGFRPQISGNNVRWVKTETAANSASYISFKQYLKQVFTFAGTLSLNKELNKVPDIRQIKAGDVFIKGGSPGHAVIVMDIALNEKGEKVFLLAQSYMPAQDIHILKNLNDPSLSPWYHNDEALQLNTPEWNFDTNSLKRFSEN comes from the coding sequence ATGCGTAGATTAACGGTGATTTATCTTTGTATTAAATATTTAATCAGGTTTGAACCGGTTAGAACCTGTGTTTTTGTGATTTTACTACTTTGCCTCTCGGTTTTTATTGCCTGCTATTCGGGAGGCAAAAAACAGGTTTTAGACAAAGCAATTAACGATTCAACAGCCACAACAAAGATCAATTTTCAACCGGAAGAAAAACAAATTGCAAAAGAGACTTTAAATGTAGCGAAAATTGCCCAAATCAATAGCTCAAAATTGGAGGAAAATACTAAGTCTTCCGATTTAGAAGAACAGAGAAAAACGGAATTGAGCGAAATTCCTGCTAAAGAGTTGGAGCCAAAAGTAGCAGAAAAAACCGAAAGCAAATATTCAGGCTATCCTTGGTTGTCAGGCTTTGACGAACAAAACCGGATATCATACAGAATCCCCCCGCCAAAAGGTTATACCCGCATTAAACTAACTCCCTCTTCTTTTGAAGAATGGTTGCGTCAACTTCCTTTGAAAGCCGGAAAACCATCGGTAAAGCTTTTTGATGGCAGTCAAAAAGCCAATCAGGATGTTCATGAAGCAGTTATTGACATTGATGTAGGCAATTTTGACCTTCAGCAATGTGCAGATGCCGTGATGAGGTTAAGGGCGGAATATCTGTGGAGCCGGAAAAAATACGACGATATTCATTTCAATTTCACATCTGGACATAAAGCTTCCTATAGTCAATGGCGTTTGGGTTTTCGTCCGCAGATATCAGGCAACAATGTGCGATGGGTAAAAACTGAAACCGCAGCCAATTCTGCATCATACATTTCTTTTAAACAGTATTTAAAACAGGTGTTTACTTTTGCCGGAACTTTATCACTTAATAAAGAATTGAACAAGGTTCCGGATATTCGCCAAATAAAAGCAGGTGATGTTTTTATTAAAGGAGGTTCACCCGGACATGCAGTTATCGTGATGGATATTGCACTAAATGAAAAAGGTGAAAAAGTATTTCTACTTGCTCAAAGTTATATGCCGGCTCAGGATATTCATATCCTTAAAAATCTAAATGACCCGTCATTAAGCCCCTGGTATCATAATGATGAAGCCTTACAGTTAAATACCCCGGAATGGAATTTTGATACTAACAGCTTGAAAAGATTTTCAGAAAATTAG
- a CDS encoding aspartate 1-decarboxylase: MHIQVFKSKIHRATVTQADLNYIGSITIDEALLEAANFIENERVQIVNCNNGERFETYIIKGERNSGMICLNGAAARKVHVGDIVIIIGYGFMDFEEAKSYKGGTTVFVDNHNKIIKKPSFEAAYS; encoded by the coding sequence ATGCATATTCAGGTGTTTAAATCAAAAATACATCGAGCAACCGTAACACAGGCCGATTTAAATTATATCGGAAGCATCACTATAGATGAAGCGCTTTTGGAAGCCGCTAATTTTATTGAAAACGAAAGAGTACAGATCGTCAACTGCAACAATGGAGAGCGGTTTGAAACCTACATCATCAAAGGAGAGCGCAATTCAGGCATGATATGTCTGAATGGAGCAGCAGCAAGAAAAGTACATGTTGGTGATATTGTTATCATTATTGGATACGGCTTTATGGATTTTGAAGAAGCCAAAAGCTACAAAGGCGGGACAACTGTATTTGTAGATAATCACAATAAGATCATTAAAAAACCATCTTTTGAAGCGGCATATAGCTAA
- a CDS encoding BrxA/BrxB family bacilliredoxin has product MYPIHLTTPMKADLVDVGFADLSTPEMVDEMIINSEGTIFVVINSVCGCAAGNARPAAKLALQYANKKPDKLATVFAGVDSLATNQMRKYTLPYPPSSPSMALFKDGKLVHFIERHQIEGVAAQQIARHLIETFEQFC; this is encoded by the coding sequence ATGTATCCAATACATTTGACTACTCCAATGAAAGCCGATCTGGTTGATGTAGGCTTTGCCGATTTATCAACACCCGAAATGGTGGATGAAATGATTATCAATAGCGAGGGAACCATTTTTGTGGTGATTAACTCAGTATGCGGTTGTGCTGCTGGAAATGCAAGACCGGCAGCTAAACTTGCCCTCCAATACGCCAACAAAAAACCGGATAAACTCGCCACTGTTTTTGCAGGTGTTGATAGTTTAGCAACCAATCAAATGCGAAAATACACCCTTCCCTATCCTCCATCTTCCCCTTCTATGGCTTTGTTCAAAGATGGTAAATTAGTTCATTTTATTGAGCGGCATCAAATTGAAGGTGTTGCCGCCCAACAAATTGCAAGGCATTTAATTGAAACCTTCGAGCAGTTTTGTTAA
- a CDS encoding prolipoprotein diacylglyceryl transferase — MYPTLSDLIKGITGWYIPLPIQTYGFFLALGFVAGAFILYKEFDRMERAGLLHGVKEKQIVGKPASVLEILGNALIGLIIGYKVVAMILNWSAFTDNPQSFIVSSEGNWVGGIAFAILFGFLHYYSKQKEKLPAPQEIEVTVFPRDRVGELIMLAAITGILGSKLFTWIEDWDAFMADPVGALLSFSGLTFYGGLICATIALLIYSYKKKIPISRITDAAAPALIIGYGMGRLGCHFSGDGDWGIVNNAAKPFAWLPDWMWAYTYPNNVINEGIDIVGCVGKHCKVLPEPVYPTSVYEFIMAITIFLILMAFRKNIKVPFGLFALYLILNGIERFFIESIRVNQRYDVLGWQLSQAQIIAIFLVLAGIGLAIFTTRFYSKQQTTKLSN, encoded by the coding sequence ATGTATCCAACTCTGTCAGATTTAATTAAAGGAATAACCGGATGGTATATTCCGCTACCTATTCAGACCTATGGCTTTTTTCTGGCCTTGGGTTTTGTTGCCGGAGCATTCATTTTATACAAAGAATTTGACCGTATGGAGCGGGCAGGTTTGTTACACGGTGTCAAGGAAAAACAAATTGTTGGTAAACCGGCATCAGTTTTAGAAATATTGGGAAATGCTTTAATTGGCTTGATTATAGGCTACAAAGTAGTAGCTATGATTTTAAACTGGTCTGCTTTTACCGACAATCCACAGTCTTTTATTGTTTCCTCAGAAGGCAATTGGGTAGGAGGAATTGCTTTCGCCATTTTGTTTGGTTTTTTACATTATTACTCCAAGCAAAAAGAAAAACTTCCCGCACCACAGGAAATTGAAGTAACTGTATTCCCACGCGACCGGGTGGGCGAATTAATCATGCTGGCTGCAATCACCGGAATTTTAGGGTCAAAATTGTTTACCTGGATCGAAGATTGGGATGCTTTTATGGCCGATCCGGTTGGAGCTTTGCTTTCATTCAGCGGTTTGACTTTTTACGGTGGATTGATATGTGCAACGATTGCTTTGTTGATTTATAGCTACAAAAAGAAAATTCCGATTTCAAGAATTACCGATGCAGCAGCCCCTGCTTTGATTATTGGTTACGGAATGGGAAGATTAGGTTGTCATTTTTCAGGCGATGGCGATTGGGGCATCGTAAACAATGCAGCTAAACCATTTGCTTGGTTACCCGATTGGATGTGGGCTTACACCTATCCAAACAATGTGATCAATGAAGGAATTGATATAGTCGGTTGTGTCGGTAAACATTGTAAGGTATTACCCGAACCTGTTTATCCGACTTCTGTTTATGAGTTCATTATGGCAATAACCATATTTTTAATTCTGATGGCATTTAGAAAAAATATCAAAGTGCCTTTTGGGTTATTTGCACTTTACTTAATTCTCAATGGAATTGAACGGTTTTTTATCGAATCTATACGAGTCAATCAGCGCTATGATGTTTTGGGATGGCAGTTAAGTCAAGCCCAAATTATTGCCATATTTTTAGTTTTGGCAGGTATTGGTTTGGCCATTTTCACAACGCGTTTTTACAGTAAACAACAAACGACAAAACTCAGCAACTAA
- a CDS encoding flippase-like domain-containing protein yields MKRHIAKFIKPLFFLGIGLLLVWWSLSGFDADARSKIADSLQGANYFWVILSLLFALVSHVSRAIRWQMLMEGAAAKPSFINTLLALGVSYLANLAVPRMGEITRCGIISRYEPVPPEKAFGTVITERAIDVATLFLLTFLVVLTQFKVIGKYFEENVSMPLMAKFSGLFLGHAWSTYFFLVLLLLLLSAGILYLLVKFRQTVVFKKIKSLAKGIGEGVTSVRHVKNLPLLIAHSVFIWFMYFAMIYICFFALTGTSELGPQAGLAVMVMGSFGIIATQGGIGAYQIIVSGVLVLYGVDYMLAYAFSWLAWGAQTLLVIFGGFLAMVALPWVNRKIKLNEKLN; encoded by the coding sequence TTGAAGCGGCATATAGCTAAATTTATCAAGCCGCTTTTTTTTCTCGGAATCGGGCTGCTATTAGTTTGGTGGTCTTTGAGCGGCTTTGATGCAGATGCCCGGAGTAAAATTGCCGATTCCCTTCAGGGAGCAAACTATTTTTGGGTTATTCTTTCACTTTTATTTGCTTTGGTCAGCCATGTAAGCCGGGCAATTCGTTGGCAGATGCTGATGGAAGGTGCTGCTGCCAAACCGAGTTTTATCAATACACTTTTAGCTTTGGGGGTGAGTTATCTGGCTAACCTTGCAGTTCCCAGAATGGGCGAAATTACCCGTTGTGGAATTATCAGCAGGTATGAACCTGTTCCACCGGAAAAGGCTTTCGGAACCGTTATTACCGAACGGGCTATTGATGTCGCTACTCTGTTTTTATTGACCTTTTTAGTTGTCCTCACACAGTTTAAAGTTATAGGAAAATACTTTGAAGAAAATGTCAGCATGCCTTTGATGGCTAAATTTTCAGGTTTGTTTTTGGGACATGCCTGGTCAACCTATTTTTTTCTGGTTCTTTTACTTTTATTACTTTCTGCAGGAATATTATATCTGTTGGTAAAATTCAGGCAAACAGTTGTGTTTAAGAAAATCAAATCACTTGCAAAAGGAATTGGAGAAGGAGTAACTTCTGTACGTCATGTAAAAAACCTGCCATTACTTATTGCGCATAGTGTTTTTATTTGGTTCATGTATTTTGCAATGATCTACATCTGTTTCTTTGCCTTGACCGGAACTTCAGAATTAGGTCCACAGGCTGGTTTGGCAGTGATGGTCATGGGCTCTTTTGGCATAATAGCTACACAAGGAGGCATCGGTGCGTATCAAATCATCGTTTCAGGAGTATTGGTTTTGTATGGAGTAGATTATATGCTGGCTTATGCATTTAGTTGGTTAGCTTGGGGGGCGCAAACACTTTTAGTGATTTTCGGTGGTTTTTTAGCGATGGTTGCTTTACCATGGGTTAACCGCAAAATTAAGCTAAACGAGAAATTGAACTGA
- a CDS encoding phosphoglucomutase/phosphomannomutase family protein, with the protein MSEIKFGTDGWRAIIADTFTNDNVARVATATAIWVKKHFKNPSVVVGHDCRFGGKMFAGLTARLLCQHGVKVYLASDAFVSTPMISLATLRLGASAGVIITASHNPPDYNGFKIKAHFGGPALPSSIKEVESLIPHKAEVTSNSLADYAQMNLLTYVGLEDMYIWQIEEKFDLAAIYNSGIQVAFDAMYGAGQNVMKRLFPNASLLHCEYNPSFMGQAPEPIHKNLTEFSNFIAGSQNIQIGIANDGDADRIGLYDNKGNFVDSHHIILLLIHYLHHYKGQNGKVVCAFSVSDKFKQLCEYYHLPFEVTKIGFKYIGEIMVQPGEDVLLGGEESGGIAVKGHIPERDGIWMGLLILEFMAKTGKSLSELVQEVYDIVGSFSYDRNDLHLTEALKQSILSDCENGVFKSFGPYMVERTETIDGFKFHLSQNAVAMIRPSGTEPLLRVYAEAPNSEAVNDVLAAVKSVILP; encoded by the coding sequence ATGAGTGAAATTAAATTTGGAACAGACGGATGGAGAGCAATCATTGCCGATACATTTACCAATGACAATGTTGCAAGAGTAGCTACAGCAACAGCAATTTGGGTTAAAAAACATTTTAAAAATCCATCTGTAGTAGTTGGACACGACTGTAGATTTGGGGGTAAGATGTTTGCAGGATTAACAGCCCGTTTGTTGTGCCAACATGGGGTAAAGGTTTATCTGGCATCTGATGCCTTTGTTTCAACTCCTATGATTTCTTTAGCAACACTTCGGCTTGGGGCAAGCGCCGGAGTAATCATTACAGCAAGTCATAATCCTCCGGACTATAATGGCTTTAAAATCAAAGCTCATTTCGGAGGCCCTGCCCTTCCCTCGTCTATAAAAGAAGTCGAATCTCTGATTCCACACAAAGCCGAAGTTACTTCAAATTCATTGGCAGATTATGCACAGATGAATTTGTTGACTTATGTCGGATTGGAAGATATGTATATTTGGCAGATTGAAGAAAAATTCGACTTAGCAGCCATTTACAATTCAGGTATTCAAGTGGCATTTGATGCTATGTACGGAGCCGGTCAAAATGTGATGAAAAGGTTATTTCCCAATGCTTCTTTGTTACATTGTGAATATAATCCCTCTTTTATGGGGCAAGCTCCCGAACCTATTCATAAAAACCTGACCGAATTTTCTAATTTTATAGCTGGAAGTCAGAATATCCAAATAGGAATAGCCAATGATGGTGATGCAGATCGCATCGGCCTTTATGACAACAAAGGCAATTTTGTGGACTCACACCATATTATATTACTTTTAATTCACTATTTGCACCATTACAAAGGGCAAAATGGCAAAGTTGTCTGCGCTTTTTCTGTTTCTGACAAATTCAAACAGCTTTGCGAATATTATCATTTGCCTTTTGAAGTTACAAAAATCGGATTTAAGTATATCGGTGAAATCATGGTACAACCCGGTGAAGATGTATTGCTGGGCGGTGAAGAATCGGGAGGAATAGCAGTTAAAGGCCATATTCCTGAACGGGACGGCATTTGGATGGGATTGTTGATATTAGAGTTTATGGCTAAAACCGGTAAGTCACTTTCCGAATTGGTACAGGAAGTGTATGATATTGTGGGGTCTTTTTCCTATGATCGCAATGATTTGCATTTAACCGAAGCTCTGAAACAATCAATTTTGTCCGATTGTGAAAACGGTGTGTTTAAAAGTTTTGGTCCTTATATGGTAGAACGAACAGAAACTATAGACGGGTTCAAGTTCCATCTCAGCCAAAATGCAGTGGCCATGATTCGCCCTTCGGGTACTGAACCCTTGTTGCGGGTTTATGCCGAAGCGCCAAATTCAGAAGCTGTCAATGATGTTTTGGCTGCAGTAAAAAGCGTTATCCTGCCTTGA
- a CDS encoding L,D-transpeptidase family protein, translated as MPQYLSVFKRVVIVWLLFSLSQETVSNDQLWFPRVREAKERKDVLLKRLFSEKNITYPPSQLFLRIFKAENVLEVWASDKNSSDFTHIKTYTVCTMSGELGPKRKEGDEQVPEGFYQIGTLNPVSAYHLSMYVNYPNTSDRKLSRYDRLGGDIYIHGDCKSIGCVAINNSQIEELYWLVAQVKPKSKIPVHIFPTRLSDMKFNILSRLYRNEPDLLRFWDNLKSGYDFFEKNQYPPKIHYSDDGYYQFN; from the coding sequence ATGCCTCAATATCTTTCAGTGTTTAAGCGGGTAGTAATTGTGTGGTTACTCTTTTCTTTGTCTCAGGAAACCGTTTCAAACGATCAACTTTGGTTTCCAAGAGTAAGGGAAGCAAAAGAACGAAAAGATGTTTTGTTGAAAAGGCTATTTTCTGAAAAGAATATTACTTATCCTCCTTCACAATTGTTTTTAAGAATTTTTAAGGCCGAAAACGTTCTGGAAGTATGGGCTTCAGACAAAAATTCATCAGATTTCACCCATATTAAAACCTATACGGTGTGTACAATGTCCGGAGAATTAGGCCCTAAAAGAAAAGAAGGTGATGAACAAGTGCCGGAGGGTTTTTATCAGATAGGAACGTTAAATCCTGTCAGTGCTTATCATCTTTCAATGTATGTCAATTATCCCAATACCTCTGACCGAAAATTAAGTCGTTATGACCGACTTGGTGGAGATATTTATATCCATGGTGATTGTAAATCAATTGGATGTGTTGCCATTAACAACTCTCAAATTGAGGAATTGTACTGGTTAGTGGCACAGGTAAAGCCGAAATCAAAAATTCCTGTACATATATTTCCGACCCGCTTGTCGGATATGAAATTTAATATTTTATCCCGTTTATATCGCAATGAACCGGATTTACTTCGTTTTTGGGATAATTTAAAGTCAGGGTATGATTTTTTTGAAAAAAACCAATATCCTCCAAAAATACATTATTCGGATGATGGTTATTATCAATTCAATTAA
- a CDS encoding GNAT family N-acetyltransferase, translating to MVNQWVLKPFEALNPFELYEAMALRQLVFVVEQNCVFIDNDGLDLKSYHLMGYDLAGKMIAYSRILPPGIDFEESSIGRVVTHPKNRGAGEGKELMVCSIQKLNQLFGNVPIRIKAQYYLIKFYRQFGFIPQGEIFLEDDIEHIEMIRTPVHQDIKEQ from the coding sequence ATGGTAAATCAATGGGTGCTGAAACCGTTTGAAGCTTTAAATCCTTTTGAACTATATGAAGCGATGGCATTAAGACAATTGGTGTTTGTCGTTGAACAAAATTGTGTTTTCATTGACAATGATGGTTTAGACTTGAAGTCTTATCATTTAATGGGCTATGACCTGGCCGGTAAAATGATTGCATATTCGAGAATATTGCCTCCGGGCATTGATTTTGAAGAATCCTCAATCGGACGGGTTGTAACACATCCCAAAAACAGAGGTGCCGGAGAAGGTAAAGAATTGATGGTTTGTTCTATTCAAAAGCTAAATCAATTATTTGGCAATGTTCCTATCCGTATCAAAGCCCAGTATTATTTGATAAAGTTTTACCGACAATTCGGTTTTATACCACAAGGTGAAATTTTTTTGGAAGATGATATAGAACATATTGAAATGATTCGCACTCCTGTTCATCAAGATATAAAAGAACAATAA